The Alosa sapidissima isolate fAloSap1 chromosome 16, fAloSap1.pri, whole genome shotgun sequence genome has a segment encoding these proteins:
- the irf1a gene encoding interferon regulatory factor 1a — MRHQSRMHQGRLRLRPWLEEQIHSGKYPGVVWLDETARVFQIPWKHAARHGWNIDKDATLFRNWAIHTGRHKPGIDKPDPKTWKANFRCALNSLPDVRELHDKSMKKGTNAYRVYVMLPSAKSQRRRKGLQQPDVDIKSRLPCLSPVTNAPLERFTEAFCKYRKDEPDPISNIFCRRDHFPTFNPIKEEDRSKDDFHSLTHFNTEAHDGQFVSSDDQEQAEAVLKIVDHLKSVDHWNPASEFDRSWRPASSTWMDFGDTMDSPGCPLQRDGQFNTIIQGQLL; from the exons ATGAGGCATCAATCAAGGATGCACCAAGGTCGTCTACGACTTCGCCCATGGCTAGAGGAGCAGATTCATTCCGGAAAGTACCCTGGAGTTGTTTGGCTTGATGAG ACTGCCAGGGTTTTCCAGATTCCATGGAAACATGCTGCTCGACATGGTTGGAATATAGACAAGGACGCCACTCTGTTTCGAAACTGGGCAATTCACACTG GCAGGCACAAACCTGGCATAGACAAGCCAGACCCCAAGACATGGAAAGCGAATTTCCGCTGCGCTCTCAATTCTCTGCCAGATGTGAGGGAGCTGCATGACAAGAGCATGAAGAAGGGGACCAACGCCTACAGGGTCTATGTGATGCTACCAAGTGCCAAGAGCCAGAGGAGAAGGAAAG GTCTGCAGCAGCCTGATGTTGACATCAAGAGCCGACTTCCCTGTCTGTCACCAGTCACAAATGCTCCACTGGAGAGATTCACAG AGGCTTTCTGTAAGTACAGAAAAGATGAGCCTGACCCCATATCCAACATCTTCTGCAGAAGAGATCATTTTCCCACGTTCAATCCCATAAAGGAAGAGGACAGGTCCAAAGATGACTTCCATTCCCTGACACATTTCAACACTGAAGCACATG ATGGCCAGTTTGTTTCCAGTGATGACCAGGAGCAGGCAGAGGCTGTCTTGAAG ATAGTTGATCATCTCAAAAGTGTGGACCACTGGAACCCCGCCAGTGAGTTTGACAGAAGCTGGAGGCCAGCAAGCTCAACGTGGATGGACTTCG GTGACACCATGGACAGTCCAGGATGCCCCTTACAAAGGGACGGCCAATTCAACACCATCATTCAAGGACAACTTTTATAG
- the ddx21 gene encoding nucleolar RNA helicase 2, translating into MPSKLFEDPENATVIGIDDMDTPAKVKKAKKDKTKDGKIKKKKQVAEEQPDECEPPTPKKKKKEKRDTALGDLTDVNGNTKVKPSTEGLDGDFIEDQIIVKKKKIKKDATSTANGNLAVTPKLIAKTNGHSTSTTPAQSSEDSCSDSEKEMETPEQKEGAFKNFRISQNTINLLKARGVTYLFDIQAKTFNHVYDGKDVIAQARTGTGKTFSFAIPLVEKIQADAEDKKRGRAPKVLVLTPTRELAIQVAKDFKDVTKKLSVTCFYGGSSYNPQIDAIRNGIDVLVGTPGRIKDHLENNKLDLSLLKHVVLDEVDQMLDMGFADSVEEILSTSYQKDSPSNPQTLLFSATCPSWVYAVAKKYMRPQCMHVDLIGKKTQKAATTVEHLAIACHWSQRAAVIGDVVRVYSGSHGRSIIFCETKKEANELAMHSAVKQSCQSLHGDIPQKQREITLKGFRNGTFEVLVATNVAARGLDIPEIDLVVQCSPPKDVDSYIHRSGRTGRAGRTGVCICFYQRKEEDQLRNVEQKAGITFKRVGVPTANDIIKSSSKDAVKFLDSVPPAAVGYFREAAERLIEERGAVEALAAALAHISGATSLEQRSLLNSDSGYTTMLMTCSIEMHSISYGWRCLKEQLGEDIDDKIQRMTFLKGRKGVCFDVPSDKVKSYQDAWTDGRRCQLTIATELPDMEENMRNRGDRNSNGFGGRSFGGRGGGGSRGFGNRNGNNRWGGGGGGGGGSRGRGGFGQKRSFSKAFE; encoded by the exons ATGCCGTCAAAACTTTTTGAAGATCCTGAAAACGCCACTGTAATCGGCATTGACGATATGGATACGCCTGCAAaagtaaaa AAAGCCAAGAAGGATAAGACCAAGGATGGAAAGATCAAGAAAAAGAAACAGGTGGCTGAAGAACAACCTGATGAATGTGAGCCACCAACTcccaaaaagaagaaaaaggagaAACGGGACACAGCCTTGGGAGATTTGACTGATGTAAACGGCAACACGAAAGTGAAGCCTTCCACTGAAGGGCTTGATGGTGACTTTATAGAAGACCAAATTATTGTG aaaaagaaaaagataaaaaaagatGCAACATCAACAGCCAATGGAAACCTGGCAGTGACGCCTAAGCTCATAGCAAAAACCAATGGACATTCCACATCTACCACACCAGCACAGTCTAGTGAGGATTCCTGCAGTGACAGTGAGAAGGAAATG GAAACACCAGAACAGAAAGAAGGAGCATTCAAAAACTTCAGGATATCCCAAAACACAATCAATCTCCTCAAAG CTCGAGGAGTTACATATCTGTTTGACATCCAAGCGAAGACCTTTAACCATGTGTACGATGGAAAAGATGTGATCGCCCAGGCTAGAACAGGGACGGGAAAAACATTCTCCTTTGCCATCCCCCTTGTGGAGAAAATCCAGGCCGATGCAGAGGACAAAAAAAGGGGTAGAGCCCCAAAG GTTTTGGTTCTGACTCCAACAAGAGAGTTGGCCATTCAAGTGGCTAAAGACTTCAAAGATGTCACCAAGAAACTGTCTGTTACATGCTTTTATGGAGGAAGTTCTTACAATCCCCAGA TTGACGCTATTAGAAATGGTATTGATGTGCTGGTGGGAACACCTGGACGAATCAAAGATCATCTTGAGAACAACAAACTGGACTTGTCCCTGCTGAAGCATGTGGTACTGGATGAAGTGGACCAAATGCTTGACATGGGTTTCGCAGATTCGGTGGAGGAGATTCTGTCCACCTCATATCAAAAAG ACTCGCCAAGCAACCCTCAGACACTTCTCTTCTCTGCCACCTGCCCATCATGGGTGTACGCCGTCGCCAAAAAGTACATGCGACCTCAGTGCATGCATGTTGATCTGATTGGCAAGAAGACCCAGAAAGCTGCCACCACTGTTGAA CACCTGGCCATTGCCTGCCACTGGTCTCAGAGGGCTGCAGTCATCGGAGATGTGGTGCGGGTATACAGCGGAAGCCATGGCCGCTCCATCATCTTCTGTGAAACCAAGAAAGAGGCCAACGAGCTCGCCATGCACAGCGCCGTCAAACAG AGTTGTCAGTCCCTCCACGGGGACATTCCTCAGAAGCAGAGGGAAATCACATTAAAGGGCTTCAGAAACGGCACCTTTGAGGTCTTGGTAGCCACCAATGTCGCTGCGCGAGGACTGGACATCCCAGAGATTGACCTGGTGGTGCAGTGCTCTCCTCCCAAG GACGTGGACTCCTACATCCATCGCTCTGGCCGTACCGGCAGAGCGGGCAGGACGGGTGTGTGCATCTGTTTCTACCAGCGCAAAGAGGAAGACCAGCTCCGCAACGTCGAACAGAAAGCGGGCATCACCTTCAAGCGTGTCGGTGTGCCCACAGCCAATGACATCATCAAATCGTCCAGTAAAGATGCCGTGAA ATTTCTGGACTCTGTTCCTCCAGCTGCTGTGGGATATTTCCGGGAGGCAGCGGAGAGGCTGATTGAGGAGAGGGGGGCGGTGGAGGCCTTGGCGGCTGCCCTTGCTCACATCTCTGGGGCTACCAGCCTTGAGCAGAGGTCCCTCCTCAACTCTGATtcg GGATACACAACGATGCTTATGACCTGCTCTATTGAGATGCACAGCATCAGCTACGGCTGGCGCTGCCTGAAGGAACAACTGGGGGAGGATATCGACGATAAGATCCAGCGCATGACTTTCCTTAAAGGAAGGAAG GGTGTCTGTTTTGATGTTCCGTCCGACAAGGTGAAAAGCTATCAG GACGCCTGGACAGACGGTCGTCGGTGTCAGTTGACCATTGCCACAGAGCTGCCCGATATGGAGGAAAACATGCGTAACCGTGGTGACAGAAACTCCAACGGCTTTGGTGGCCGCTCCTTTGGTGGTAGGGGAGGAGGCGGCAGCCGTGGATTTGGCAACAGGAACGGCAACAACagatggggaggaggaggaggaggaggaggaggaagtcgAGGAAGAGGGGGTTTCGGACAGAAACGCAGCTTCAGCAAGGCCTTTGAATAA